The region CAGAACAAAGAAAGAGGCAGCAGGCACCAGGGTGACAAGCATCGACTAGTCTGGTAGATGTGCTTCAAATTCAGTAGCAATCAAAGAAGGAGCTCATTTTTAAGAAGAAGCCTGGAATTGGCCAGACATTAGCAGCAATCCTGGAAGGAACGGCCTAACCCGATTGGGGAGCGGGTCAAGCCTATTGGATGAAAAAGGGTCAAACCTTCATCTGGGTGGCTGGAGGTACGCTGGCTGAGAGCCTCCCTCTCGCGCTCGCGCCGGGCGATGCGCTGCTTCTCCTCCAGCCGCTGCTTCTCGCTGTTGGCCTCGTCCCAGCGCCCGTCCTCCATAAGCCGCTGGTCTGGTCGGCGACGGCTGTCCGTGGGCGCCACGGGCTCCTCGGGCTCGTTGAGAGTGAGCGCCAAAGCCGTGAAGTAGTACATGGTCTCCGCGCCTTCACTGTGGACCCGCGGAAATGACAAATAGTCAAGGTTACTTGAAGGAATTGTCCTCAAATAGAGGCTTCCACTCAAAAGAGActtcaaataaatgaatgccGCATTGGAAAATAGACACGCCTACATGAATTTCATTTCAGAAGCTGCGATTCAGCTGATCTTGGCGCACACTTACGGCAGAGGGTTCTTCCGCCACACCTCTCTGGCTTTCAGAGTTTGGTAGACGGTCTTCTGTTTCCCCTCGGAGCCGTTTTCCCCGCCGCGGCTGCTTTGCATCACGCGGGAAAACTCCAGTTTCTCATCCCATGTGCCCGACAGCACGTAATGGGCCTTGCCTTCCTTGTCCATCACCACGCCGGTCACCTGAGGAAGGCGATGTCGGGAGAAAGACGTCAGTCCTCGTGAGCAGATTCCAGCAAAGgagcaaaataagacaaaggcAATCCTCACCTTCCTGGCCACATCTCTGGAGAAATAACTATAAGGCGCAAATTTCAAATGGCAGCGGTCTCCCGTTGTGTGGTTCACCACATCGATCTCTCCCGACTAAGATTAGAAAGAAACTATCAGCGTGAACCAAAAATGCACCAAGAAGAAAATGTGAAATCTGCCATGGACCAACTAAACTGACTATAGTGTCAAAAAAGGAGAATTACTGGTCTGTTATGGTCTAGACCTGCAATAAggagcaaataaaaaaacattgacaGTTCAATACTTGTAATTACCCAACCAAATGTTTTAAACAAATGTAATCCTAACCCTTTAAACAGGAATCGAAATCAAGCATCAAGAACACACCACTGAAAATGCATAATTCAGTCATTCAATAAGTCAGAGCAACGATAGCAATTTACATGAGTCATCGGAGCTTTAAGGAGACACTTGAGTGTCTGTTGCCATTTTGGCAGCTTGGCAATTTATGAGAAGGGCTGCCTTTGAATCTCACCTGGTCGATCCAGAGTTTCCCAACTATGATGTTGTGCACAGTGGTGGTCACTTTCTTCCATGTGTAGTGATTGTTGTCCTTGTCAAAGATGGCATGAATGGTGCCTGCGGACATACGTGGAAGGTTTTCAACACATTAGAAAGGAGGCGCCGCTTTGCTTTGTGTTCCGTAGCGCTCTTACCTAGCGGCATGATGGAGAGATATTTGCCGCGGAATTTGCTGGCAACGGTGATTTCCTGCCTCAGAGTCCAGCCTCGATCGGAGATGGCGTGATGGGCCGCGGCCGGCGGGTGGTGACTGACCTGGAGGGAGCGCCGGTCAATCGGTGAAAAGTCAAAAAGCTTTGCCGTTTAGCATGGCCTGCCTCACCACTAGAGCGCAATGCGCTAACATCTTTAACTCGCCGGCCTCACCTGCTCGCAGAGCGAGCGGTAGCCGCTCTCCCGCCGGCGGTCCAGCTCGTACGTCTCGCCCAGCAGCGGGTTGAAGGGCTTGCCCGTGCGGTGGACGGTGGTGGAGTAGGACGACACGGAGAAGGCGGCCACGTAGCACATCTGCTCCAGCGTGCTGTGGCACTTACTCGCCTTGTCCAGCAGCTCGTGGTACTCCAGGTCCTCGGACAGACGCTGCAGCATGGAAATGGGCTCGTTGAAGTTCACCTACGGGATATCAAAAGGCATATTACGAGaagttatcaataaaaaaattaatgaaaaaaacatttgaattagCCTTGGTTGCTCAAAGTAAGTCACACCGGCTTAAGAAAAACGTAAGACACATGTATACAGATAAAGAGATCCTGGCCACTCACAGGCATGGGAATCTTGGAGAGCTCCTTGCCGATGCAGTTTTTCATGATGCTCCACAGGTTGAGGGAGTAGTTGGGCTTGTCCGGGATGCGCGCGCGTCGCTCCTTCAGCGGCAGCAACTCTTGCGAGGGCGACTCCTGGTTCATGGCCAGGGGCTCCTCGTTCAGCTGAAAAGGCAGCAAACGTTTTTCAGGTCATGGAAGTTCAGACTCTGTTGACAAATTGcactgggaagaaaaaaaaaactcacatacCGACTGATCATCTGAACCAATTTCATTATTGAAACCGCTGGCGTTACTGTTCGATCTCCTGGAAGAGAGATGATGATTTACACGTTAATGTTAACGTACACATAAAAGGAACAAAAGGAGGAGTTTTTATGTTTCCGTGGCGCAAGCTGACTTGTGGAAGTGAGGGTCTGCGGGAACAGTGATGAACTCAGGGGCTTCTTCCACCGCGTCAAAGAACTCGTTGTCGTCATCCTCGTCGCTGGCCTCGCCTTTCGCTGCTGCGACCGCGCCTATCAGATCCCGCGAGGAAATCCGTTTAGAAATACAATTGGAATTTGTTGGGTAATTGCTAGCAGAAATAAAGTCAAAGACAAAAATCAGCAAGATTTTTTAAATTAGGTCACAATTGGGAGGTATACTAAGGCAAAATAACCCAACGAGACAAAAGTGGAAATCTCAAGAAACACTTCATATTACTGTGAGTAAAACCATCATTTGctaagaaagaaaataacagGAAAAGAGTAGAAAGCGGTATTTACTCTTATTGTCGGCGGTGGCGTTGGCCTGCGCGGCGGCCCCCCGGAAGGCTCGCTCCAGGTGATTGTGCTGCTTGGCCAGCTGCTCCAAAGTCTCCTCCAGGCGCACTCGCTGCTCCCGCTCCGCCTGCAGCGCCTTCTGCCAACGCTTGCTGTGTGCCTGCGCCAGCGCCAGGAAGTCTCGGCACGCCTTCAAAGttccattgtaaaaaaaaacaaacagaaaacaacCACCCCCACATTTACGCCAAAGTGACGCATAACGGTATTGCCTTGAGAATGAAATGCTACTCGTGTTGTAATTACAAGAAAAAAGTTCAAACATGACCAGAAAGTGTTCTTTTCCGATTTCAAAAGGCAAAAAGTCTCCATATCGCAATACAATCATAAGAAAGACTTTTACATGACTAAAAGTGACAAGAGAACACAATACAGCAGTCCCATCACGAAACTAATAAGTCATGATTGCAAGAAAACCTACATAAGTTGAGATGTCAATTTATGAGGTTAAACAAAATCCAAAATTGTCACTTTGAATGACTGACTGAAATCGTTGAATAATAAACAATGGTGGCCAGTGGACAACaaatcaggggggggggggggggggtgttcggCAATGCACAAGAGGTTGTGAGAATCAAGGGTGAACTGACATTGATCATGGCGTTGGAAGTGATGCGGAACAGCGTGGCCCTCTCCGTCACCTGACGAATTTTATCTCCCGCCTCTCCCGTCAGACGCAAACTGTCCAGCTCGGACAAAGACCTGCGGCACAGATGATGAGCCCTGAATCCGGTCTTGTTACCGTTTTCATTGGCAATCAACATTTTAAAAACTTTAAGTGATTCTTTTTATAACATAAATCTCACTATCAACGCTAGTTTTGTTAACATCCCAATGGTATCTTGCATTGCATATTAGCATTAATCCACTTTGAACTGGGAGGAAATTAAATGATGGCAAATCGGTTCATTTGtgttaagattaaaaaaaacacaagcacagtaatcagtcacttttttttttccaggtctgACTGCCAATTGAAAAATAAGAAAGAAAGGACATGGGATTCTATCGATGAAGATGGACCAACCTCTGAAGAGCGGAGCCGTGCTTGGAGATGAGATCGTTGCACGTGCTCAGATCTTCCACCTTGCTACCCAGGGTCCGCAGGGCCGACTGGACTTCGGCATTCTGCGGGACGCCGCCGCCTTGTCCGGAAGGCGCCGTGGGCAGTGAATGGGAGCAGTCGTCACTGGAGTCATCTGCTCACAAAGAGAGCAATTTTGCAAGATAAAATTTTTAATATTAGGGTAGTGCAATACTTGAATCGTAGTTTTTCCAAGATAAATAGTCCTAACAAGCTTTTGCATTGTCTCATATTTTTgctctgtttgtttattttacctGACTCAAGCTGAAGGCGTGCCGCCGCTTTGGCCTTTGCCAGTTCCAGCGCGGTGATCCAACGCTGTCGCTCCACCTCGCAGCTGGCCTTCAGGTGGTACGTCTGTGCGCCACCGTTGGAGACGACAAAGTTGCACGCGTCGTCCACGGTGATGGTCGCCGTCGCCAGGTTGATGGTGCCGCGGCAAGTGTGGCCCATTTCCGCCTGGgtcctgaaaagaaaaaaaacatgagaaatTATGATAACTGGTTTAAAGACAAATGTAAAagttaaaatgtaaatatttatgTGACCTTGAATGCCATTAAATAATTTCTACATTTAATAAAAAACAGACTACAACTAATTGTAAAAATGTGTGGCGCGTTTCCATTAGAGTCATGAAAGTCAacaggggacaaaaaaaaagaagttacaATCATCATCATTAAAACACATTAGACATAACAGTTATAATAACAAATTATAATTATACAAAAATTACtgataaaaatgtgttttttatttcaagatAAATATGATGGTGCCAATTTATAATgttcatatatttaaaaaataatttaaattacaaagaagaagaagatgataGCGGTTTTTTAAAGCCCATTTTTACAATGGGTCCCTAATATACCACTACAAAGTCTTCAAAAAcattaataaacaaataacacctAACAAGAGATGAACGGGATCATTCTACAACAACTATTGGTATAGTTTGTAACAtcagaaaataaaagaataaaaaatgttgcttttttttttttaaacatgtttgCAAAAATATGATCATGAAAAATCACAGAGAAATATATACAGAAATTGGAGAATATTTACTCTTGAAAGAATGAAATTCTAACATCTGAACCATTTTAAATCAACAATTCATAGATTATCAAAATAGTCATCGAtcaatttgataatcgattagttATCTAATAACTCTTGCACCACTCATTTAAATTCAAATAAGACCGCTGGCTTGCTGAGTTTCAGCAACGTCATACCTGTAGTAGGACAACAAGCCATGACTCAAGACGAACCAGCGCCTCTGATAACCCTTGATGTAATTAGTCCACTTGAACACCCATCCCTTATATGTGTCTCCAGCTGGGGTTGGAGGGGCTGTCTTGGGCTCGGACATCACAAGCCCCAGAACCCAGACACCAACGCACAGAACCTAAAAGACAAGACGACAGGCGCTGTGATGAGTTGGGGCACAGTTCTACTCTTGCTGTAAAGTGGCCTGACAGGTTAAAGTTCAACTAGATGAAAAGCAAATAGCACATCATGTGGTGTCCTGTCCATGTTTCCCtatgcaataaataaaaataaaaaatatgtttaCCTTGACGTGTCCCGAAGTTGACAGCTCAGGCAAGCGGGCACCCAAGGAAGTCACTGCTAATATTGACACCTAGACCAGTAGTAAGTAAAGACGGCTACTTAGCTTACAGGGGCGAACTGACCAGCAAGCTAACGTCGACAACGGAGAGCAAAACGAGGCGAAAAGCGTCAAAAAAAGAGCAACTGGCGTGGCTATACAGTACAATGTCGCCGTCAAGTAGATGAAACATTTCTCACTAAGCATGAAGAGTGTCCGCTGTACAGCTGCGCACAACTCCAGCTAGCTACTTCTAACTAGCCTATGGTGCTAGGTGGCTAGGTGGTCCCACCCGGTGCCACACTAATTGCACTCCGTGTTGAAACAATACACCGCGCATGCGCACAGTCGCCTGGAAAGTATCGACGTGGAGTTTTTTACCCCACGTTTTCTACTTTAAGCACACAAGTGTACACAATAAACACACAATAAACGTTTAttttctaaaataggttggtacaGTTAATTTTGACGCACAACcaataaagaggaaaaatgCGACTCCGGTGGGactcgaacccacaacctttgaatTACTGCATCTCAGTCTAGAAGTCCAATGCGCTGTCCATTGCGCCACGGAGCCACCTGTTGGTTACACTGATTTTGACTTACATATTCCGATAAGAAATGCAACCTACTAAGTAAACATTTATCATGTTATGCAAAACTATAAAGTGACTACAGAAACACCACTCGAGATTGTGCCCGTGTTTCTATACTTGGGTCGTTTTACGTCATTTAGAATAACTATTTTGTGCTGACAACCACGCGTATCGTTAgtaacaattgaaaaaaaaaacacgatgcGAGTACTACAGATAGTAACATCATAGAAACATGTACGAATAAGTAATATATTTGCATTTCTAATTCTTATATTCTGTAACTAAGGACAATCACTGCTCTCTAGTGGTTGAACGTGATCATGGCGTAAAACACATTGAGGTGCATTGTGGGACATGTGGTTTACAAATACAGCAAAGCATGGCTCAGCAAGTGCCGGGGAGGCTAAAACGCAATAATACAGGTGCCGAATGTTGTCATAGCTCGAAACGTACAATTATTTTATAGGTGAAGAACTTTCAGTCTGAGGGAGCAATATAATTGGCTTGAGAGAGTCATGTGACAAAAACTAGCCTCCTCACTCTGGAGCGCGTTCCCTGCCTCCCGTTGTTCGATGCGCATCGTATCCGGATCAACATCCTCATCATcaatcctcctcctccagccacacCGTTTTCCAGTCACAGACCACCGATGTTTTCGATTATGTCAGCGAACATGCGTAATTGGGGCTCCCAAGAACTGGCACCTCGATTTCTTTGAAAATGCATGCCAGAATTTCGTGTTTTGTAGGTCGTGAACGCAACTTCGGGACACAGGAGTGGATTAAGTTACAGTTGGATTATTGGTCTGCGCTTTGTTGCCACGCTGTTTCTTGCTAAGTCGCCGCAAAGAAGCCAGGTAGGCAGTAAAATGCAACATTATTCGCTTTTTCGCAGCGTTTCATCACACGCATGCGCACTTGTTTTCGCCCAGCAGACAATTGGAATGGAGAACCCTGTTATTCCTGCACCAGTACAGGACAAACAAACGCGTTGTTGCACAGGCCCAAGCCACACTCTGGGCCTTGTTTAAATAGCAGGATAGTAGTCAACCATATTGTGCTTCCAGTAAGCATTACTGTTATTTTGATGGGGGTGTAGAGTTACCAGCCCAACCCCCACTCACATTGCACAGTACACAAGTGGACATTTCAAAcaatagaaaataataatacattccaACAAAGATTAACAGGATTTACAATAACACCAAATCCAGTACGCATCAGATACTGCGAGACCATACAAAGTCACCCCCTTCCAGGTGGATTATTGCTAGACTTCTCACCCATAATATACATctggtttttgttttgcagctgaGTAAGGAAACACACTGGTCAGTATATGACGAAATATGATGTGACAATAGATACTGTGAGATTTAGCCAGAATTCCCcctagagcacaggtgtcaaactaaggcccgggggccagatccggcccccTCACATCATTTTAAGTACAATGTTGcttgtgacaaaaatgagtttgacacagtGTGCATGCGCTGATGAATTCCTGATGTCTGGCCCTCTTGGCAGCTAAGTAAACAAACATTATTGGTTACTAAACAAGAAAAATGTGAGACCATGGAGCTTCAATTCTTGACAGGCGAAATGTCTTTTCGGCGAGGTGTGGTTCGGCAGAGCAAGTTCCGCCACGTGTTCGCGCAGGCGTGGAAAGCCGAGCACTGCCTGGATGACGTGCGTGTCTCGCGGGTGACGTGGGACGGCCCGCTGAGTGCCGTCAACCCCAAGTTCTTGGCGGTCATCATCGAAGCGGGAGGCGGAGGGGCTTTCTTGGTGGTCCCCATCGGCAAGGTTTCCGCGAGTCTTCTCTACTTTTCGATCTTTTAGGGTCTGTGCTTTGACAACACTATCCCTGAAAACAGAGCGGCAGGGTCGATCAGTCGTGTCCGACTGTGTGCGGCCACGCGGCGCCAGTGTTGGACATTCAATGGTCTCCTCATGACGACAATATCATCGCGAGCGCCTCGGAGGACTGCACCGTTAAGGTCCGTCATTCTAATGAATGTTGGTTCGTCTTGAGCGGCTCCGCTGCCATGTTGTTTTGTCACTTCCGATTTGTGCAGGTGTGGCAGATCCCCGACGGGGGTCTGACGGCTCCCATGACCGAAGCCGTGGTCACCCTGGAGGGGCACAGTAAAAGGGTGGGCATCCTAGCCTGGCACCCGACTGCTTTCAACATCCTCTTAACTGCGGGTAACAAAAACACCCTGTGAGCGTTCTTGTAGCTGAGACCGTGAAAATAAAGACTGAGTGACTCAACTGGAACAAATTCTTTCTAGTTGAGTAAATAAAGACCACTCTTTCCAAGGCTGCGATAACGTGATTGTGCTGTGGAACGTGGGCACGGGGGAGCTGCTGTACCAATTGGCCGACGCCCACCCGGACTTGATCTACAGCGTCAGCTGGAACAAGAACGGAAGTGCCATCTGCACCGTGTGTAAGGACAAGGCGCTACGTGTCATTGACCCGCGGAGGGGCACCGTCCTCAAGGTAGCCCGCTACCATCATTTGAGAGcttttcattttcaattgaAATGATGACCTCGTACTTTTCCAGGTCAGAGAGAAGGTTCATGACGGCACCAGACCCATGCGAGCTGTGTTCCTCTCCGACGGCAAGATCCTGACCACAGGCTTCAGTCGGATGAGTGACAGACAAGTGGCGCTATGGGATACGGTACAAGCACAAAACTGCCAGTTTGCATTTGACCGTTTTCTTGCAATTTTCTCCTGAATGCAACCGCCGTCGATTTGTGGCTTTGCAGAAAGATCTCTCTGAGCCAATGGCGGTGCAGGAGATGGACACGAGCAACGGCGTCCTTCTCCCCTTTTACGACCCCGACACCAACATGGTGTACCTGTTGGGCAAGGTGAGGACATGCGTCGCCGTTTGCCCGGCCCAGCGTTAACATCAGAGTGCTCGTCATCTGGCTTCCAGGGAGACTGCACCATTCGCTACTTTGAGGTGACGGACGAATCCCCCTACGTCCACTTCCTCAGTCTATACAGCAGCAAGGAGCCACAGAGGGGGGCGGGATTCCTCAGTAAACGAGGGGTGGACGTCAACAAGTGTGAAATTGCCAGGTAGGAATTGTGCAAATCTCAAATTTGCTCAGCGggatgatgacaaaaaaaaaaagggatttctCTTTGGTCATAGGTTCTACAAACTGCATGAAAGGAAAGTGGAACCCATTTCGATGACAGTACCGAGAAAGGTAATGGTTCCGCCGATCACTAAATTCTACTAAAGACACAATGGGCCCTATTTTTGTGCTCAGTGCAAAGTCCAGTCTAACTCATCACAtgggttgagttttttttttctttctattggTATTTTTGTAGATTGCGGTTGCAAAGGGGCGTTTGCGCCATTGTGAGCGTGAACACAACCAACTTACTTCCTGGACAAATAAAATGGTTCCAGTCATTCAATCTTTCAACATTGTAGAGGCAGAAATAAACTCACAGAGGTCCATGCAGAAGGTCAAAGCTCGCAAAACTATGTTTATAAGGAACTGTAAGCAAACTTCCACTCGCGGATGATGTCAAGTTGATCAGGGCAATCACAAATTATCGCCTTCCGCCCAAAGTGAAATTGGATAAATTCGCTTTGACGACAAGGCACTTGTGCTTGTTTCTTGTGGTGCGTGCAGTCAGATCTCTTCCAAGGGGACCTTTACCCGGACACGGCCGGTTTAGAGCCCGCGCTTCTGGCTGACGAATGGATCGCTGGCCGGGATGCGCCGCCCCTGCTGGTGTCCCTGAGCGGAGGCTATGCGGCGCCGCCATCCAAGCACCGGGACACGCTCAGGATCAAGCCCGGGCTGGCCTCGCAGGACTCGACACCGGCGGCGGCCCCCGCCACCAAGGAGCCAGAGGATGAGGAGCCACGTGCCATCACCAGGGAGACAAGCGGCCACACTGAGAGGCCTAAGCGAGAGGTGCATCGCATGatcataaaaattaaaatagttAAAATACCATAGCAGCAACTTTTCTCATAACAGTTaaacccctccaaaaaaaaaaacaatatcgcGTCAAGAATTCCACAGCTAACGGGAGGTTGCGGTTTATTTCCAGGACGACATTCTGAACGAGCTTTTGTCGGAGATGAAGGCGCTGCGTGCCGTGGTGCTCGCTCAGAGCCAGCGCATCGAGTTGCTGGAGAGGCAACTGGCTCGCATCGAAGATGGCGACGTATGAACCGACGCCTCCCGTAGAAGAAGAACCTCTAGGGCTATTTAATCAGGTAGTTGAACGCTGCTAAACTGTGATCAGATCCAAGACCTCAAAGGTACGATGTAGCGCGAAACGTCATCTGATGTTCTTTGCTTAGCGAAAGAAAAATCCCACTGTGGAGGCTAGCTGATGACTTTTGTGATTTTAGAACTTGGTGGCAGTTGAACGTGGATTTCTTGtatcgctgtttttttttttttttttttccgcttttATTTAGACTTTATATATGCACTGATCCCAACACCTGAGATGTGGTTGTAGCAAATGGAATAAAGTGTTGTTAATATTCATTCAACTGGTCTGGTCTCATTTTGaaatagtattaaaaaaaaaaagaaaaacaagggaAGGGTGGAGAGGCCAATTTAATGATGAAATAAcaacataagaaaaaaaatgtgtgaaaaaaaatacattatggCATCTTGTAACATTTACAAATTTTGACTGCTTGCTCAATTGATAATTGTTTCAAAAATGCATCTTAAAACCtgtgcaattttgtttttttccaattaattaaaattttcaaatgtaaaattttTCAAGTCTTAATAGTTGGATTTACATCGCACACAATTAGTACTCGACATGTTAAGGAGACTTTCTTACTCTGTTTATTTTCTGGCATAAATCTTTAAATTTAATATTTAAACTTTTTAAATTggagtatctatctatctttaaATTGATCGAATCTTATTCAAGATGACAATATTTGATCATCTAAACTACAGAATGACATCATTAAGTTCTATTTTGGAAACGTCTTCCTCTTTCTATATGGTATGTACAGTATTTGCTATTCCTCCACCTCATCCCTCCTACAAATGAGCTCGCATTTTCCGCTTCACCTCAATATCACGTTGCACTCGAAACAAGTCAAGTCGGCTGCtcttaacatttttttctcctacGAACCACTCGTTCACGACGTGGGTAAgtcttttttgccattattatgTTTTAGCCTTAATTTTAACATTGTGTTTTTAACTAACAATAATTATAGTATTGTCACTTTTTTGAAAGACATTTGTTGGACTATTACAATAGTTCATGCTCTGCAAGCTGTCTAATGCTTCTCAATTGCCATTGCTTCAGGAAATCAGCAAAAACTGCATGCTGTCTGCCCACTTCCTGTGCACGCAGACGGGCCTATCTATCATTTTCTCTCTACATATATACTGTGTGACAACGAAACAGTAATGTGGCTTATGATTGCGATTTAAAATAAGGCCAaaaattagctttttttttttttttgatgtgtTTTGACAAGAAGGTGCTACAACATGTTTTTAAGAAACTCAGCAACCATTGTCCCTCCATCTTTGCTTCAGGTATGGCTACCGCGATTGTCGTCTTACTTTTtttcatcttcgtcatcctgcTTCTACTGCTCATCGTCCTCTACAAGAAGTTGAACAGGGAGACCAACGGACAATACACTTTACAGCGTGTTGTCTATGGA is a window of Syngnathus typhle isolate RoL2023-S1 ecotype Sweden linkage group LG1, RoL_Styp_1.0, whole genome shotgun sequence DNA encoding:
- the LOC133163840 gene encoding oxysterol-binding protein 1-like isoform X2, whose protein sequence is MSEPKTAPPTPAGDTYKGWVFKWTNYIKGYQRRWFVLSHGLLSYYRTQAEMGHTCRGTINLATATITVDDACNFVVSNGGAQTYHLKASCEVERQRWITALELAKAKAAARLQLESDDSSDDCSHSLPTAPSGQGGGVPQNAEVQSALRTLGSKVEDLSTCNDLISKHGSALQRSLSELDSLRLTGEAGDKIRQVTERATLFRITSNAMINACRDFLALAQAHSKRWQKALQAEREQRVRLEETLEQLAKQHNHLERAFRGAAAQANATADNKSAVAAAKGEASDEDDDNEFFDAVEEAPEFITVPADPHFHKRSNSNASGFNNEIGSDDQSLNEEPLAMNQESPSQELLPLKERRARIPDKPNYSLNLWSIMKNCIGKELSKIPMPVNFNEPISMLQRLSEDLEYHELLDKASKCHSTLEQMCYVAAFSVSSYSTTVHRTGKPFNPLLGETYELDRRRESGYRSLCEQVSHHPPAAAHHAISDRGWTLRQEITVASKFRGKYLSIMPLGTIHAIFDKDNNHYTWKKVTTTVHNIIVGKLWIDQSGEIDVVNHTTGDRCHLKFAPYSYFSRDVARKVTGVVMDKEGKAHYVLSGTWDEKLEFSRVMQSSRGGENGSEGKQKTVYQTLKAREVWRKNPLPEGAETMYYFTALALTLNEPEEPVAPTDSRRRPDQRLMEDGRWDEANSEKQRLEEKQRIARREREREALSQRTSSHPDEGAPHDLYKALWFERCQDRITGEQVHVYKGGYWEAKERGYWEGCPDIF
- the LOC133163840 gene encoding oxysterol-binding protein 1-like isoform X1; protein product: MSEPKTAPPTPAGDTYKGWVFKWTNYIKGYQRRWFVLSHGLLSYYRTQAEMGHTCRGTINLATATITVDDACNFVVSNGGAQTYHLKASCEVERQRWITALELAKAKAAARLQLESDDSSDDCSHSLPTAPSGQGGGVPQNAEVQSALRTLGSKVEDLSTCNDLISKHGSALQRSLSELDSLRLTGEAGDKIRQVTERATLFRITSNAMINACRDFLALAQAHSKRWQKALQAEREQRVRLEETLEQLAKQHNHLERAFRGAAAQANATADNKSAVAAAKGEASDEDDDNEFFDAVEEAPEFITVPADPHFHKRSNSNASGFNNEIGSDDQSLNEEPLAMNQESPSQELLPLKERRARIPDKPNYSLNLWSIMKNCIGKELSKIPMPVNFNEPISMLQRLSEDLEYHELLDKASKCHSTLEQMCYVAAFSVSSYSTTVHRTGKPFNPLLGETYELDRRRESGYRSLCEQVSHHPPAAAHHAISDRGWTLRQEITVASKFRGKYLSIMPLGTIHAIFDKDNNHYTWKKVTTTVHNIIVGKLWIDQSGEIDVVNHTTGDRCHLKFAPYSYFSRDVARKVTGVVMDKEGKAHYVLSGTWDEKLEFSRVMQSSRGGENGSEGKQKTVYQTLKAREVWRKNPLPEGAETMYYFTALALTLNEPEEPVAPTDSRRRPDQRLMEDGRWDEANSEKQRLEEKQRIARREREREALSQRTSSHPDEAVDEDSLTDPSLKSAPHDLYKALWFERCQDRITGEQVHVYKGGYWEAKERGYWEGCPDIF
- the coro1b gene encoding coronin-1B, producing MSFRRGVVRQSKFRHVFAQAWKAEHCLDDVRVSRVTWDGPLSAVNPKFLAVIIEAGGGGAFLVVPIGKSGRVDQSCPTVCGHAAPVLDIQWSPHDDNIIASASEDCTVKVWQIPDGGLTAPMTEAVVTLEGHSKRVGILAWHPTAFNILLTAGCDNVIVLWNVGTGELLYQLADAHPDLIYSVSWNKNGSAICTVCKDKALRVIDPRRGTVLKVREKVHDGTRPMRAVFLSDGKILTTGFSRMSDRQVALWDTKDLSEPMAVQEMDTSNGVLLPFYDPDTNMVYLLGKGDCTIRYFEVTDESPYVHFLSLYSSKEPQRGAGFLSKRGVDVNKCEIARFYKLHERKVEPISMTVPRKSDLFQGDLYPDTAGLEPALLADEWIAGRDAPPLLVSLSGGYAAPPSKHRDTLRIKPGLASQDSTPAAAPATKEPEDEEPRAITRETSGHTERPKREDDILNELLSEMKALRAVVLAQSQRIELLERQLARIEDGDV